One genomic segment of Paraburkholderia aromaticivorans includes these proteins:
- a CDS encoding aspartate aminotransferase family protein: MSTVFHRSPKQSLPVAVAGDGIEIVDSTGKRYIDASGGAAVSCLGHSNQRVIDAIKRQSQQLPYAHTSFFTTEAAEALAERLVASAPQGLEHVYFVSGGSEAIEAALKLARQYYVEKGEPQRRHFIARRQSYHGNTLGALAIGGNAWRREPFLPILIEAHHVSPCYAYREQRADETDEAFAQRLADELEQKILELGADTVAAFVAETVVGATAGAVPPVREYFRKIRAVCDRYGVLLILDEIMSGMGRTGYLYACEEDGVAPDILTIAKGLGAGYQPIGATLVSERIYQAIVGGSGFFQHGHTYIGHAVACAAALEVQRVIEEDELLPNVLARGEQLRGRLREHYAQHPHIGDIRGRGLFVGVELVEDRAGKTPFDAGLKLHAAIRREAFARGLMVYPMGGTVDGKIGDHVLLAPPFICAARDIDEIVNRLTDAIGAALAAV; encoded by the coding sequence ATGTCCACCGTGTTTCATCGTTCGCCGAAGCAGTCGCTGCCGGTCGCCGTCGCGGGTGACGGAATCGAGATCGTCGATTCCACGGGCAAGCGCTATATCGACGCATCCGGCGGCGCCGCCGTCTCGTGTCTCGGTCATAGCAACCAGCGCGTGATCGACGCGATCAAACGGCAGTCGCAGCAATTGCCGTATGCGCACACCTCGTTCTTCACGACCGAAGCCGCTGAAGCACTCGCCGAGCGCCTGGTGGCGAGCGCGCCGCAAGGACTCGAACATGTGTACTTCGTGTCGGGCGGCTCCGAGGCGATCGAGGCGGCGCTGAAACTCGCGCGTCAGTATTACGTGGAAAAGGGCGAACCGCAGCGGCGCCATTTCATCGCGCGTCGCCAGAGCTATCACGGCAACACGCTCGGCGCGCTGGCAATCGGCGGCAATGCGTGGCGCCGTGAGCCGTTCCTGCCGATTTTGATCGAAGCACATCACGTGAGCCCGTGTTACGCGTATCGCGAGCAGCGTGCCGACGAAACCGACGAGGCCTTCGCGCAACGTCTTGCCGATGAACTCGAGCAGAAGATTCTCGAACTCGGCGCGGACACGGTCGCGGCGTTCGTCGCGGAAACGGTGGTTGGCGCGACGGCCGGCGCCGTGCCGCCGGTGCGGGAATACTTTCGCAAGATTCGCGCGGTGTGCGACCGCTATGGCGTGCTGCTGATTCTCGACGAGATCATGTCCGGCATGGGCCGCACCGGCTATCTGTACGCCTGCGAAGAAGACGGCGTGGCGCCCGACATCCTCACCATCGCCAAGGGGCTCGGCGCGGGCTATCAGCCGATCGGCGCGACCCTCGTGAGCGAGCGGATTTACCAGGCGATCGTCGGCGGCTCGGGGTTCTTTCAGCATGGCCATACCTATATCGGCCATGCCGTTGCCTGTGCCGCGGCGCTCGAAGTGCAGCGCGTGATCGAGGAAGACGAACTGCTGCCCAACGTGCTGGCGCGCGGAGAACAATTGCGCGGCCGCTTGCGCGAGCACTATGCGCAGCATCCGCACATCGGCGATATACGCGGACGAGGGTTGTTCGTCGGCGTGGAACTGGTCGAGGATCGCGCCGGCAAAACGCCGTTCGACGCCGGCCTCAAGCTGCACGCGGCGATCCGGCGCGAAGCCTTCGCGCGTGGTTTGATGGTGTATCCGATGGGCGGCACGGTCGACGGCAAGATCGGCGATCATGTGTTACTGGCGCCGCCGTTTATCTGCGCCGCGCGCGACATCGACGAAATCGTCAACCGGCTCACCGATGCGATTGGCGCCGCGCTGGCCGCTGTCTGA
- a CDS encoding C45 family autoproteolytic acyltransferase/hydolase — protein MLTSKQGWDLFQVSGEPYEIGRRLGELARPVFADYMNQSAAWQAVRRWRGDPFVQTLREAARAHCPALLAELDGMADGLGWSAQDVFLWNCRGELIHNAPDGCTTLAARAGNTRFIAHNEDGDPFLRERCALVEVRRAGKPGFVSFYYPGSLPGHTFAASHAGIVQAINNLRIRVPVAGVPRMILARAVLDATSLDEALHMLRDMPAASGFHHTLGCAGDARLVSVEASAQRCSVHAVANLYGHANHMIHPGCDAEAQIVTDSSRERQMRVNALLPAITDPLQPAALLDVLRDRAPAGLPIYRGDPHDPDGENTLATALFEIGSAGVSMKVYRQARCVFDNFITRTAGGPTAA, from the coding sequence ATGCTGACGTCGAAGCAGGGATGGGATCTTTTTCAGGTGAGTGGCGAGCCGTATGAAATCGGCCGCCGGCTAGGCGAACTCGCGCGGCCGGTGTTCGCCGATTACATGAATCAGAGCGCAGCATGGCAGGCGGTTCGGCGCTGGCGCGGCGACCCTTTCGTGCAGACACTGCGCGAGGCGGCACGCGCGCATTGCCCGGCGTTGCTGGCCGAACTGGACGGCATGGCGGACGGCCTGGGCTGGTCGGCGCAAGACGTGTTCCTGTGGAACTGTCGTGGCGAACTGATTCACAACGCGCCAGACGGCTGCACCACCTTGGCGGCGCGGGCTGGCAACACGCGTTTCATCGCGCACAACGAAGACGGCGATCCGTTTCTGCGCGAGCGCTGCGCGCTGGTCGAGGTTCGACGGGCCGGCAAGCCGGGCTTCGTGAGTTTCTATTATCCGGGGTCGCTGCCGGGACACACGTTTGCCGCGAGCCATGCCGGCATCGTGCAGGCGATCAACAACCTGCGCATTCGCGTCCCCGTTGCAGGCGTGCCGCGCATGATTCTCGCGCGAGCCGTACTCGATGCCACCTCGCTCGACGAGGCGCTGCATATGTTGCGCGACATGCCGGCCGCGAGCGGCTTTCACCATACGCTCGGCTGCGCGGGGGACGCGCGCCTTGTCAGCGTCGAAGCGAGCGCGCAGCGCTGCTCGGTGCATGCGGTGGCGAATCTTTACGGCCACGCGAACCACATGATTCATCCGGGCTGCGACGCCGAAGCGCAAATCGTCACGGACTCTTCGCGCGAGCGCCAGATGCGCGTAAATGCGTTGTTGCCCGCGATCACCGACCCGTTACAACCGGCCGCATTGCTCGACGTCTTACGCGATCGCGCGCCAGCCGGCCTGCCGATCTATCGCGGCGACCCGCACGATCCCGACGGGGAAAACACGCTTGCCACCGCGCTCTTCGAGATCGGCAGCGCGGGTGTGTCGATGAAAGTTTACCGGCAGGCGCGGTGCGTATTCGACAACTTCATCACCCGCACGGCAGGCGGACCGACCGCCGCCTGA
- a CDS encoding MurR/RpiR family transcriptional regulator: protein MPDSFDQLAALIRARFSELSPQFQMGAAFLLDHPDEVAVSSMRKVAERAQVQPASLVRLSQQLGFPGWNELRNLFVARVRTRPEPLTSRARSLVKSKDALASDLLIAQQHNLEVTAAHNGRVIVEAARLLRRAPHVHVAGFRSCYAVAFGLVYGYRLFRSSVSLLNGEAGTLEMQLRTVERDSATIVISFAPYSVEAARVAEAALEKGSKLIAITDSAVSPIALNADKVLIFSHESPSFFPSLVAATAIAESLVAHLLALEGAGAVEQLAIAEQSLHAKGAYVP from the coding sequence ATGCCAGACAGTTTCGACCAGCTTGCCGCCCTGATCCGGGCGCGCTTCTCCGAACTGAGTCCGCAGTTCCAGATGGGGGCTGCATTCCTGCTCGATCATCCCGACGAAGTCGCGGTCTCGTCCATGCGCAAAGTCGCCGAACGCGCGCAGGTGCAACCAGCCTCACTGGTGCGTCTGTCGCAGCAACTCGGTTTCCCCGGCTGGAACGAATTGCGCAACCTGTTCGTCGCGCGCGTGCGCACGCGGCCCGAGCCGCTGACAAGCCGCGCCCGTTCGCTCGTCAAATCGAAGGACGCGCTGGCGAGCGACCTGCTGATCGCGCAACAACACAACCTCGAGGTCACCGCCGCGCATAACGGCCGTGTGATCGTGGAAGCGGCGCGTCTGTTGCGGCGCGCGCCGCACGTGCATGTGGCCGGCTTCCGCTCCTGTTACGCGGTGGCGTTCGGCCTCGTCTACGGGTACCGGCTGTTTCGTTCCTCGGTGTCCCTGCTCAATGGCGAGGCCGGCACGCTGGAAATGCAATTGCGCACGGTCGAGCGCGATAGCGCGACCATCGTGATCAGTTTCGCGCCGTATTCGGTCGAAGCCGCGCGCGTGGCCGAGGCCGCGCTGGAAAAAGGCAGCAAGCTGATCGCCATCACCGACAGCGCCGTGTCGCCGATCGCGCTGAACGCCGACAAGGTGTTGATCTTTTCGCACGAAAGCCCTTCGTTCTTTCCTTCACTGGTGGCGGCGACCGCGATCGCCGAATCGCTGGTCGCGCATCTGCTCGCGCTCGAGGGCGCGGGCGCGGTCGAACAACTCGCCATCGCCGAGCAGTCGCTGCACGCGAAAGGCGCGTACGTCCCGTGA